The following are from one region of the Prochlorococcus marinus str. SB genome:
- the queG gene encoding tRNA epoxyqueuosine(34) reductase QueG, whose product MIDTIQDKKEISKKLKERAIFEGFTVAGIASVPGSSRVKLRTNALERWLSNNYHAEMKWMEAEKRKNIGSLFEDAKSVLSVGFTYINSQNSNNNFLKVAKFSQGEDYHKVIHKKLKNIGQWIDLKIPDCKWKICVDTSPLLEKAWAEEAGIGWIGKNSNLISKKNGSWFTLGFMILTKDLMPDKPHESLCGKCDICIEHCPTKAIVEPFVIQSDLCIAYHTIESRDKTIPKKIEKNLGGWVAGCDICQDVCPWNKSVPHNNNHETQPKEWIKNLNIESLNWDDKTWQENLKGTTLKRIKPWMWKRNIQANMKNKKIKI is encoded by the coding sequence ATGATTGATACGATTCAAGACAAAAAAGAAATAAGTAAAAAATTAAAAGAAAGAGCTATTTTTGAAGGTTTTACAGTTGCCGGAATAGCTTCAGTGCCAGGAAGTTCGCGCGTAAAATTAAGAACCAATGCATTAGAAAGATGGTTATCAAATAACTATCATGCTGAAATGAAATGGATGGAAGCAGAAAAAAGAAAAAATATAGGCTCACTTTTTGAAGATGCAAAAAGTGTTTTAAGCGTTGGATTTACTTACATTAATTCACAAAACAGCAACAACAATTTCCTCAAGGTAGCTAAATTTAGTCAAGGTGAAGACTATCATAAAGTAATTCACAAAAAATTAAAGAATATTGGTCAATGGATCGACCTAAAAATTCCTGATTGCAAATGGAAAATATGTGTTGATACCTCTCCGCTTCTCGAAAAAGCATGGGCAGAGGAAGCAGGGATTGGTTGGATAGGTAAAAATAGTAATTTAATCAGCAAAAAAAATGGTTCTTGGTTTACTTTGGGTTTTATGATTCTCACAAAAGATTTAATGCCAGATAAACCTCATGAGTCACTTTGTGGAAAATGTGATATTTGTATTGAACATTGTCCTACAAAAGCAATCGTAGAACCATTTGTAATACAATCAGATCTTTGCATTGCATATCACACAATAGAAAGCAGAGATAAAACTATTCCAAAGAAAATAGAAAAAAATTTAGGTGGATGGGTTGCAGGATGCGATATTTGTCAAGATGTTTGTCCATGGAATAAATCAGTGCCACACAACAATAATCATGAAACCCAACCAAAAGAATGGATTAAAAATCTTAATATTGAGTCCCTCAATTGGGACGATAAAACGTGGCAAGAAAATCTTAAAGGAACTACTTTAAAAAGAATTAAACCATGGATGTGGAAAAGAAATATACAAGCAAATATGAAGAATAAAAAAATTAAGATATGA
- the purF gene encoding amidophosphoribosyltransferase produces MCGIVGIVSSNDVNQQIYDSLLLLQHRGQDSTGIATMENTVFHIHKVKGQVNTAYRTRDMRNLIGKIGLGHVRYATKGSAESIEEAQPFYVNAPYGIVLIHNGNLTNTRDLEKQLFNVDKRHTNSSSDTEMLLNVFATELQEQIHNQELEPDIIFNAVKSLHKRIQGSYASIALISGHGLLAFRDPFGIRPLVIGKRLSLTTKKEEWMVASESLVLENNDYEVVRDVDPGEAVFINLDGEFFSKQCSENPMLFPCAFEYVYLARPDSIMNGISVYKARLKMGDYLAETIKETINSGDIDVVMPIPDSSRPAAMQVARQLGIEYREGFFKNRYVGRTFIMPGQQKRKKSVRQKLNAMSAEFKNKNVLIVDDSIVRGTTSKEIVQMAKDAGANKVFFTSAAPPVRYPHVYGINMPNRDELIAHNRTTSEIADKLEIDNLVYQSVESLRKSIIGDSHIKGLEMSCFTGDYVTGTVSQEYLNWVENEYKS; encoded by the coding sequence ATGTGCGGAATAGTTGGAATTGTTTCTTCAAATGATGTAAATCAACAAATTTACGATAGTCTTTTGCTTTTGCAGCATAGAGGTCAAGATTCAACAGGTATAGCAACAATGGAAAATACTGTTTTTCATATACATAAGGTTAAAGGTCAGGTTAATACTGCTTATAGAACTAGGGATATGAGGAATTTAATTGGCAAAATTGGATTGGGTCATGTTAGGTATGCAACAAAGGGATCAGCAGAAAGTATAGAAGAAGCACAGCCTTTTTATGTTAATGCTCCTTATGGAATTGTTTTGATACATAATGGAAATTTGACTAATACCAGAGATTTAGAAAAACAGTTATTTAATGTCGACAAGCGGCATACAAATTCTTCAAGTGATACTGAAATGTTGTTAAATGTATTTGCGACAGAATTACAAGAACAAATTCATAATCAAGAATTAGAACCTGATATTATTTTTAATGCGGTCAAATCTTTACATAAAAGAATTCAGGGGTCATATGCTTCAATTGCGTTAATTTCAGGACATGGTTTATTAGCATTTAGAGATCCTTTTGGTATTAGGCCTTTAGTCATAGGGAAAAGACTTTCATTAACTACAAAAAAAGAAGAATGGATGGTTGCAAGCGAATCTTTAGTACTTGAGAATAATGATTATGAAGTAGTGAGAGATGTAGATCCTGGAGAAGCTGTTTTTATAAATCTTGATGGAGAGTTTTTCTCTAAACAATGTTCTGAAAATCCAATGTTATTTCCCTGTGCTTTTGAATATGTTTACTTAGCTAGGCCAGATTCAATTATGAATGGAATTTCAGTTTATAAAGCTCGGTTAAAGATGGGAGATTATCTAGCAGAAACAATAAAAGAAACAATCAATTCTGGAGATATTGATGTAGTTATGCCTATTCCTGATTCTTCACGACCCGCGGCAATGCAAGTTGCAAGACAGTTAGGGATAGAATATAGGGAAGGTTTTTTTAAAAATAGATATGTTGGTAGAACATTCATAATGCCTGGTCAGCAGAAACGTAAGAAATCTGTAAGGCAAAAATTAAATGCCATGAGTGCAGAGTTTAAAAATAAAAATGTATTAATTGTTGATGACTCGATAGTAAGAGGTACTACTTCAAAAGAAATTGTCCAGATGGCTAAAGATGCAGGAGCAAATAAAGTTTTTTTTACATCAGCAGCTCCTCCCGTTCGTTATCCCCATGTTTATGGAATTAATATGCCCAATAGAGATGAATTAATAGCTCACAATAGAACAACAAGTGAAATCGCCGATAAACTTGAAATTGATAACCTTGTTTATCAAAGTGTTGAAAGTTTGCGTAAATCTATAATTGGTGATTCTCATATTAAAGGTTTAGAGATGAGTTGTTTTACTGGTGATTATGTAACTGGAACAGTAAGTCAAGAATACTTAAATTGGGTTGAAAATGAATATAAATCTTAG
- the dnaN gene encoding DNA polymerase III subunit beta → MEIICNQNELNNAIQLVSKAVASRPTHPILANILLTADEGTNKISVTGFDLNLGIQTSFDGTVKNSGAITIPSKLLSEIVNKLPNETPVSLELDGNSDNILIKSDRGSFNLKGIPSDEYPNLPFVESGTSLNIDPSSFLKALKSTIFASSNDDSKQLLTGVNFTFKPNYLESASTDGHRLAVALISNEENIENKENLSSNVDDLSVTIPTRSLREIEKLVSLRSSEKSIKLFYDKGQVVFISSNQIITTRTLEGTYPNYSQLIPDSFSKILNFNTKKLIDSLERIAVLADQQSSVVKIKLYDTDLASISADAQDIGNANESIPVSYSGENFDIAFNVRYLLEGLKVITSENVLLKCNIATTPAVFVPEDNLNSFTYLVMPVQVRS, encoded by the coding sequence ATGGAAATTATTTGTAATCAAAATGAATTAAATAATGCTATACAACTAGTAAGCAAGGCAGTTGCTTCAAGACCAACGCATCCAATTCTTGCAAACATACTTTTAACAGCTGATGAAGGAACTAATAAAATTAGTGTCACAGGATTTGACTTAAATTTAGGAATTCAAACTTCTTTTGATGGAACTGTCAAAAATAGTGGAGCTATTACTATACCTTCAAAACTTTTATCCGAAATAGTAAACAAATTACCAAATGAAACACCTGTTTCTCTAGAACTAGACGGGAATTCAGATAATATCCTAATAAAAAGTGATAGAGGTTCATTTAATTTAAAAGGGATCCCCTCTGATGAATATCCTAATTTGCCATTTGTTGAAAGCGGTACTTCTTTGAATATTGATCCTAGTTCTTTTTTAAAGGCTTTAAAATCTACCATTTTTGCCAGTAGTAATGATGATTCAAAGCAACTACTCACGGGTGTCAATTTTACTTTCAAACCAAATTACTTAGAGTCTGCTTCTACAGATGGTCATAGATTGGCTGTTGCCTTAATTAGTAATGAAGAAAATATTGAAAATAAAGAAAACTTATCTTCAAATGTTGATGATTTATCGGTAACTATCCCAACTAGATCATTGAGAGAAATTGAAAAACTAGTATCTTTGAGAAGCTCAGAAAAATCAATTAAGCTTTTCTACGACAAAGGTCAAGTAGTATTTATATCTTCTAATCAAATAATTACTACAAGAACTTTAGAAGGTACTTATCCTAATTATTCACAATTAATTCCTGATTCTTTTTCTAAAATTCTAAATTTTAATACAAAAAAATTAATTGATTCATTAGAAAGAATTGCTGTTTTAGCTGATCAGCAAAGTAGTGTTGTAAAGATTAAATTATATGATACAGATTTAGCTTCAATCAGTGCAGATGCTCAAGATATTGGAAATGCAAATGAATCAATACCTGTTTCTTATTCTGGAGAAAATTTTGATATTGCATTTAACGTAAGATATTTGTTAGAAGGTTTAAAAGTTATTACTTCTGAAAATGTACTTTTAAAGTGTAATATTGCAACTACTCCAGCGGTTTTTGTGCCAGAAGATAATCTTAATTCTTTTACTTATTTAGTTATGCCTGTGCAGGTTCGTTCTTAA
- a CDS encoding PRC-barrel domain-containing protein: MKLPKEILLSELLNYSVKGNMVLNYGNGENVWMHPPVHRILGWSSRPSNFDLKRNVWRLNQITQIIDNEIYVKGDPAISDLATLNRFPTLIEANLININGSKIGVIADFLFEMKTGKIKYYSVSRSNPKIPGSSRWKLTIDNINDQQPGLVFCKSNSLDDLPLIKSSIKNEFMQKGKKIFDRFDDMKNIASNRLEEWLEEDEDISQNLDFKQKSFYNNNRSSIPSSEKNEDDPWI, from the coding sequence TTGAAATTACCTAAAGAAATTTTATTAAGTGAATTATTAAATTATAGTGTTAAGGGTAATATGGTCCTTAATTATGGAAATGGTGAAAATGTTTGGATGCATCCTCCAGTTCACCGGATTTTAGGGTGGTCTTCTCGTCCTTCAAATTTTGATTTAAAAAGAAATGTTTGGCGATTAAATCAAATTACTCAAATAATAGATAATGAAATTTATGTCAAAGGCGATCCAGCTATTTCGGATTTAGCAACTTTAAATAGGTTTCCAACTTTAATAGAAGCTAATCTTATAAATATAAATGGATCAAAAATAGGAGTTATTGCAGATTTTTTATTTGAAATGAAAACGGGAAAAATTAAATATTACTCAGTTTCTAGATCTAATCCTAAGATTCCAGGTTCTAGTAGATGGAAATTAACTATTGATAATATCAATGACCAACAACCGGGATTAGTATTCTGTAAAAGTAATTCTTTAGATGATTTACCTTTAATAAAATCAAGTATTAAAAATGAATTTATGCAAAAAGGGAAAAAAATTTTTGATAGATTTGATGATATGAAAAATATCGCTTCTAATAGACTAGAGGAATGGCTTGAAGAAGATGAAGATATTAGCCAAAACTTAGATTTTAAACAAAAAAGTTTTTATAATAATAATAGATCCTCTATACCGTCTAGTGAAAAAAATGAAGATGACCCTTGGATATAA
- a CDS encoding DNA gyrase/topoisomerase IV subunit A encodes MDKKNFTSISLQEEMQRSYLEYAMSVIVGRALPDARDGLKPVQRRIIFAMYELGLTPDKPFRKCARVVGDVLGKYHPHGDQAVYDALVKLVQNFSTKYPTLDGHGNFGSVDNDPPAAMRYTETRLAPIAHKGFLEEIASETVTFSNNFDGSQKEPDVLPAQLPFLLLNGSSGIAVGMATNIPPHNLGEIVDGLVALVKNKDISDKKLSNIIKGPDFPTGGELIYSHAIEELYQTGKGSITIRGVVNTEEVNLGKGKHKKNAIIITELPYQINKAGWIEKLAELVNSGKIIGISDIRDESDRDGMRIVIELKKDSNTELVISNLYKKTTLQTNFGAIFLALIKGKPVQLNLKKYLNYFLEFREETIRKRTFYFLKNTLDKLEISEGLSKATKNIKKVIAIIEESENSVQARSKLVENFFLSEKQANSVLDMPLKKLTNLEKNQIDNDIKNLEEKKNYFQKLLNERELLLELLIEELLILKKKYNVKRKTRIIKNINQNEELETLNNQILEDFINKKTKLYIDNRLYLKRMIFGNYKKSFEVVNKIIDNKNIQKFICNIEKNIKLIGITNTGKVLNIDWESNFNKEYKLDNKILGNIHPSEIINFHSIKKDILNYLCILNSDGRFKKVLFDEDMIKSNRSFTITKLKNNLKTIDSFISNERKDLVILTSIGRIFKFNLSNKFLTPTSKQSQGLIIAKLLPSEKIVSCCPFNDGENIFLISKQGKIFCINSNEIYCSHEYSLGYLNEKTQLKNDYFLKIMASNHFLDIETNKNKSARLDLNKLNFKSHKSNFLIDFLKLDNDEYLENCFRLENFLD; translated from the coding sequence ATGGATAAGAAAAACTTCACTTCCATCTCGCTTCAAGAAGAAATGCAACGTTCTTATTTGGAGTATGCAATGAGCGTCATAGTTGGACGTGCGTTGCCTGATGCAAGAGATGGTCTTAAGCCTGTACAAAGAAGAATCATATTCGCGATGTATGAATTAGGTTTAACTCCTGATAAACCATTCAGGAAGTGTGCAAGAGTTGTTGGAGATGTACTTGGAAAATACCATCCTCATGGAGATCAAGCAGTTTACGATGCATTAGTAAAGCTTGTACAAAATTTCTCAACTAAATATCCTACTCTTGACGGGCATGGGAATTTTGGATCTGTGGATAATGATCCGCCGGCAGCAATGAGGTATACAGAGACCAGATTAGCTCCAATAGCTCATAAAGGATTTCTTGAAGAAATTGCATCAGAAACAGTAACCTTTTCAAATAACTTTGACGGTTCTCAAAAAGAACCAGATGTTCTTCCAGCTCAACTTCCATTTTTATTGTTGAACGGCTCATCAGGTATTGCTGTTGGGATGGCAACAAATATTCCGCCTCATAACCTTGGCGAAATTGTAGATGGTTTAGTTGCCTTAGTTAAAAATAAAGATATTAGTGATAAAAAACTTTCTAACATTATCAAAGGACCTGATTTTCCTACAGGCGGAGAATTAATTTATAGTCATGCGATAGAAGAACTTTATCAAACTGGAAAAGGATCAATAACTATAAGAGGAGTTGTAAATACTGAAGAGGTAAATTTAGGCAAAGGGAAACATAAAAAGAATGCAATAATCATTACTGAACTTCCTTACCAAATTAATAAAGCAGGTTGGATTGAAAAACTCGCAGAACTTGTTAATTCGGGCAAAATTATTGGGATTTCTGATATTAGAGATGAGAGCGACAGAGATGGAATGAGAATTGTAATAGAACTAAAAAAAGATTCTAATACTGAACTTGTTATTTCTAATTTATATAAAAAAACAACTCTCCAAACAAACTTTGGAGCAATATTCTTAGCCTTAATTAAAGGCAAACCTGTACAACTAAATCTGAAAAAATATCTCAACTATTTTCTTGAATTTAGAGAAGAAACAATTAGAAAAAGAACTTTTTATTTTCTAAAAAACACTCTTGATAAACTAGAAATATCAGAAGGTTTATCTAAAGCTACAAAAAACATAAAAAAAGTTATCGCGATTATAGAAGAATCAGAAAATTCTGTGCAAGCTAGATCAAAATTAGTAGAAAATTTTTTCTTAAGTGAAAAACAGGCAAATTCAGTTTTGGATATGCCACTAAAAAAATTAACAAATCTAGAAAAAAATCAAATTGATAACGATATAAAAAATTTAGAAGAAAAAAAGAATTATTTTCAAAAATTGTTGAACGAAAGAGAATTATTACTTGAATTGCTTATAGAAGAATTATTAATATTAAAGAAAAAATACAATGTTAAACGTAAAACAAGAATAATTAAAAATATAAATCAAAATGAAGAATTAGAAACGCTTAATAATCAGATATTAGAAGACTTTATAAATAAAAAAACAAAATTATACATAGACAATAGACTTTATTTAAAAAGGATGATTTTTGGTAATTACAAGAAATCATTTGAAGTTGTAAATAAAATTATAGATAATAAAAATATTCAAAAATTTATATGTAATATTGAAAAAAATATAAAATTAATTGGAATAACAAATACGGGAAAAGTATTAAATATTGATTGGGAATCAAATTTTAATAAAGAATATAAATTAGATAATAAAATTCTTGGAAATATTCATCCTAGTGAAATAATAAATTTTCACTCAATTAAAAAAGACATTTTAAATTATTTATGCATATTAAATTCAGATGGTAGATTTAAAAAAGTTTTATTTGATGAAGATATGATTAAAAGCAATAGATCTTTCACTATTACAAAATTAAAAAATAATTTAAAAACAATTGATTCTTTTATTTCTAATGAAAGGAAAGATTTAGTAATATTAACCTCGATAGGAAGAATTTTTAAATTTAATTTATCAAATAAATTTTTAACACCAACTTCTAAACAATCCCAAGGTTTAATCATTGCAAAACTTTTACCATCTGAAAAAATCGTTTCTTGTTGTCCATTTAATGATGGAGAAAATATTTTTTTAATATCTAAACAAGGAAAAATCTTTTGCATAAATAGTAATGAAATTTACTGCTCACATGAATACAGTTTGGGATATTTAAATGAAAAAACCCAACTTAAAAACGATTACTTCCTCAAAATTATGGCAAGTAACCATTTCCTAGATATCGAAACTAATAAAAATAAATCTGCAAGATTAGACCTAAATAAATTAAATTTCAAATCCCATAAATCAAACTTTTTAATTGATTTTTTAAAATTAGATAATGATGAATACCTTGAAAATTGTTTCCGACTTGAAAACTTTCTCGACTAA
- the purL gene encoding phosphoribosylformylglycinamidine synthase subunit PurL, translated as MINQENNDLYDLNEALKVENLTLKDYEEICKRLERKPNRTELGMFGVMWSEHCCYRNSKPLLSKFPTKGKNVLVGPGENAGVIDVGNNQKLVFKIESHNHPSAIEPFQGAATGVGGILRDIFTMGARPIAVLNSLRFGNLDKSSNVDLLRGVVSGISHYGNCVGVPTIGGEIDFDDSYSGNPLVNVMALGLLETEEIVCSGAQNVGSPVLYVGNTTGRDGVGGASFASSELTTTSLDDRPAVQVGDPFVEKSLIEACLDAFKTGDVIAAQDMGAAGLTCSSAEMAANGNLGISIDLDLVPSREDDMSSYQYLLSESQERMLFVVKEEKINDLIEKFNKWGLYASVIGEVIGTNEVIISHKGKIVAQIPTSALSDDTPVNFHNVINKPPDDLLNKWEWKENDLPEIHEQKIFSLKENKNFSFSEIILKLLSNPSIASKRWIYKQYDSQVQANTVFKPGKSDAAVVRLREQNNKNKSKVFSGVAASVDCNSRWVALDPFRGSIAAVAESARNVSCVGAEPVAITNNLNFSSPENEIGYWQLSSSCNGITEACKALETPVTGGNVSLYNESKNKDNLITPINPTPVIGMVGKIDNVEKAISSEWKNIEDEIWLIGSSKSEIKIAASSYLEYFHGEITGRPPKIDLLDEKFCQSFLRNAILNSLVVSSHDISDGGLAIALAESCILSSRGATIELGNDVNRFDNLLFAEGGSRIIFSISKMKQNEWFNFLKQNQINFPPSVYVEKIGYVSSDTLKIKINEKNICNIRVEELTEKFNNSISDYF; from the coding sequence ATGATAAATCAAGAAAATAATGATCTATATGATCTTAATGAAGCACTAAAAGTTGAAAATTTAACACTTAAAGATTACGAAGAAATTTGCAAAAGATTAGAGAGAAAACCTAACAGAACGGAATTAGGCATGTTTGGCGTTATGTGGTCCGAACATTGTTGTTATAGAAATTCAAAACCTTTACTATCTAAGTTTCCCACTAAAGGTAAAAATGTTTTAGTTGGACCCGGAGAAAATGCTGGCGTTATTGATGTTGGAAATAATCAAAAACTTGTTTTTAAAATAGAAAGTCACAATCATCCCTCTGCTATTGAACCTTTTCAAGGCGCAGCAACAGGAGTAGGAGGAATTTTAAGAGATATATTTACCATGGGCGCAAGGCCAATTGCAGTTTTGAATTCATTGAGATTCGGTAACCTTGATAAATCATCAAATGTTGATTTACTACGAGGAGTTGTATCTGGTATTTCACATTATGGGAATTGTGTAGGCGTGCCGACTATTGGAGGTGAAATTGACTTCGATGATAGTTACTCTGGAAATCCTCTAGTGAATGTTATGGCTTTAGGTCTTTTAGAGACTGAGGAAATCGTTTGTTCTGGCGCTCAAAATGTAGGATCACCAGTTTTATATGTTGGTAATACAACTGGCAGAGATGGTGTTGGTGGTGCTAGTTTTGCTAGTTCAGAATTAACAACAACTTCATTGGATGATAGACCTGCTGTTCAGGTAGGTGATCCATTTGTTGAGAAAAGTCTTATTGAAGCTTGTTTGGATGCTTTCAAGACAGGGGATGTAATTGCAGCTCAAGATATGGGTGCTGCAGGTTTAACATGCAGTAGCGCAGAAATGGCCGCAAATGGAAATTTAGGGATATCTATCGATTTAGATTTGGTCCCTTCTAGAGAAGATGATATGTCCTCATACCAGTATTTATTATCTGAATCGCAAGAAAGAATGTTGTTTGTCGTTAAAGAAGAAAAAATTAATGATCTTATTGAAAAATTTAATAAATGGGGATTATATGCCAGTGTTATTGGTGAAGTGATAGGAACTAATGAAGTAATTATTTCTCATAAAGGTAAAATTGTGGCCCAAATACCTACTTCTGCCTTATCTGATGATACTCCTGTCAATTTTCACAATGTGATTAATAAACCACCAGATGATCTTTTAAATAAATGGGAATGGAAAGAAAATGATTTACCAGAAATTCATGAGCAAAAAATATTTTCATTGAAGGAAAATAAGAATTTTTCTTTTTCAGAAATCATTTTAAAACTACTCTCTAATCCATCAATAGCTTCTAAACGATGGATTTATAAACAATATGATTCTCAAGTTCAGGCAAATACAGTTTTTAAACCTGGAAAGTCAGATGCAGCCGTAGTAAGACTAAGGGAACAAAATAATAAAAATAAAAGTAAAGTATTTTCTGGTGTCGCTGCTTCAGTTGATTGCAATAGTAGATGGGTTGCGCTTGATCCTTTTAGAGGATCTATCGCTGCCGTTGCAGAGTCCGCTAGAAATGTTAGTTGTGTTGGTGCTGAACCAGTAGCAATCACAAATAATTTAAATTTTTCTTCCCCTGAGAATGAAATTGGATATTGGCAACTTTCATCTTCATGTAATGGAATTACTGAAGCTTGTAAAGCTTTAGAAACTCCTGTTACAGGAGGAAATGTATCTTTATATAATGAATCAAAAAATAAAGATAATCTTATTACTCCTATCAATCCTACACCTGTTATTGGAATGGTTGGAAAGATAGATAATGTCGAAAAAGCTATAAGTAGTGAATGGAAAAATATTGAAGATGAAATCTGGTTAATTGGTTCTTCCAAATCAGAAATAAAAATTGCAGCTAGTTCTTATTTGGAATATTTTCATGGGGAAATTACAGGTCGGCCTCCAAAAATAGATTTGTTGGATGAAAAGTTTTGCCAGAGTTTTTTAAGAAATGCGATTTTAAATAGTCTTGTAGTTTCTTCGCACGATATCAGCGACGGAGGTTTAGCTATAGCCTTAGCAGAGTCTTGCATTTTGTCCTCAAGGGGTGCAACTATAGAATTAGGAAATGATGTCAATAGATTTGATAATTTATTGTTTGCCGAAGGGGGGTCAAGAATTATTTTTTCAATTAGTAAAATGAAACAAAATGAATGGTTTAATTTTTTAAAACAAAATCAAATAAATTTCCCACCAAGTGTTTATGTAGAAAAAATAGGATATGTATCTAGTGACACGCTGAAGATAAAAATCAACGAAAAAAATATTTGCAATATTAGGGTTGAGGAATTAACCGAAAAATTTAATAATAGTATTTCAGATTACTTTTAA
- the nusB gene encoding transcription antitermination factor NusB, with product MHNRSLSRELSLISLGLIKDKGDFKLNKFQIEEIFESALDSLISHCREELDNCESELENASQTILDSELQEGVDSSYSNVRDELKKSLTKIETVMNTLSVTLDFPKLIVSSGQIDIREDVNQRICNIVNNLKSIDSDIDQVMDGWRLKRLPRIDRDILRLAYVDINFLNTPVAVACDEAVNLANKYSDLQGRKFINGVLRRLQTI from the coding sequence ATGCATAATAGATCCCTTTCTAGAGAATTATCTTTAATTTCTCTTGGCCTTATAAAAGATAAAGGTGATTTTAAATTAAATAAATTTCAAATAGAAGAAATTTTTGAATCTGCTTTGGATTCTCTAATTAGCCATTGCAGAGAGGAATTAGATAATTGCGAGTCAGAGTTAGAAAATGCTTCACAAACAATATTAGATAGTGAATTGCAAGAGGGTGTTGATTCCTCGTATTCAAATGTTCGAGATGAGTTAAAAAAATCGCTTACAAAGATTGAAACCGTAATGAATACCCTCTCTGTCACTCTAGACTTTCCAAAATTAATAGTATCTAGTGGTCAAATAGATATTAGAGAGGATGTAAATCAAAGGATTTGTAATATAGTAAATAATCTTAAAAGTATTGACTCAGATATCGATCAAGTAATGGATGGTTGGAGATTAAAAAGATTACCAAGAATTGATAGGGATATTTTGCGTCTAGCTTACGTGGATATCAATTTTTTGAACACACCTGTCGCTGTTGCTTGTGATGAGGCTGTAAACTTAGCTAATAAATATAGTGATTTGCAAGGAAGAAAATTTATTAATGGAGTTTTAAGGAGATTACAAACAATTTAA
- a CDS encoding DUF502 domain-containing protein — MVESNQNQDSNLGSRLQQDLKNDLIAGLLVVIPLATTIWLSSLVSKFVLTLVTSVPKQLNPFINLNPLLQDLINLTLGLTVPLLAILLIGLMARNFVGRWLLEFGEGTLSKIPVAGAVYKTLKQLLETFLSNKSNRFRRVVLVEYPREGLYSVGFVTGDVGPSLQPELEEKLLSVFIPTAPNPTTGWYTLVPESSVKDLNISVEDAFRTIISAGIVNPDEKNNTTNPTFSKLFSQLRASTNTSS, encoded by the coding sequence TTGGTTGAATCTAATCAAAATCAAGATTCTAATCTAGGATCTAGGCTTCAACAAGATCTCAAAAATGATCTTATTGCTGGGCTTTTAGTTGTAATACCCTTAGCAACGACAATCTGGCTCTCATCGCTAGTTAGTAAATTTGTTTTAACGTTAGTTACTTCAGTCCCAAAGCAACTAAATCCTTTTATTAATTTAAATCCTTTATTACAAGATTTAATTAACCTCACCTTAGGTTTAACTGTTCCTTTATTAGCTATTTTGCTTATAGGCTTAATGGCAAGAAATTTTGTAGGAAGATGGTTGTTAGAATTCGGAGAGGGTACTTTATCAAAAATTCCTGTAGCGGGAGCGGTTTATAAAACTCTTAAACAGTTGCTAGAAACTTTCTTAAGCAATAAATCTAATAGATTTAGACGAGTTGTTTTAGTTGAATATCCGCGTGAGGGACTATATAGTGTAGGCTTTGTAACTGGAGATGTAGGACCTTCTCTTCAGCCAGAATTGGAAGAAAAGTTACTTAGTGTTTTTATCCCTACAGCACCAAACCCAACTACTGGCTGGTATACACTCGTTCCTGAGTCTTCTGTTAAGGATTTGAATATTTCTGTTGAAGATGCTTTTAGAACAATAATTTCTGCTGGGATAGTTAATCCAGATGAGAAAAATAACACCACAAATCCAACATTTTCAAAATTGTTTTCTCAATTACGAGCTTCCACTAATACTTCTTCTTAA